The following is a genomic window from Parabacteroides johnsonii DSM 18315.
GTCGAGACATCGCCCGCCGCATAGATACCGGGAACATTTGTCCGGCAATGCGCATCGATTACAATCTCACCCGGTTTATTTGTTTCGACAACATCGCGGAACACGCCGCTATTGGCAGCCAGACCAATTTGGACGAAGATACCATCCAGATCAATCACCCGCTCCACTTCCGTCTTACGGTCTTTTACACGAAGACCTGTCACCTTATCGCCGTTACCGATCACTTCCAAAGATTGGGAATGCAAGAAAATTTCCACATTCGGCAGGCTCTTCGCTTTTTCCTGCAGCACTTGATCGGCTTTCAGCTCGTCCATAAACTCCAGCACCGTCACTTTCGAGCAAATGCCTGCCAAATCTATAGCCGCTTCAATACCCGAATTTCCACCGCCGACAACCGCTACGTGCTTGTCTTTATAGAATGGACCGTCGCAGTGAGGACAAAAAGCGACCCCCCTCCCGATATATTCCGCTTCGCCCGGAACATTCAACTTGCGCCAGCTTGCACCTGTCGCCACGATAACAGCAGGAGCAGAAAAACGTTCACCGGTAGAAGTGGTCAGAAGTTTCGCCGCTCCGTCTAGTTCGACTTTGTCTACACGACGATGCTCCAATATATCGACCGGATAGTCGTTGATATGTGTCAGAAGATCGTTCGCCAACTGCTTTCCGGTAGTCTGAGGTACGGAGATCAGGTTCTCGATACCGACTGTTTCTTTGACCTGTCCACCGATACGTTCGGCTATCACTGCAACATTCAAGCCTTTACGTGCCGAGTAGATGGCAGAGGCAGCACCGGCAGGTCCACCTCCCACTACTATCACATCATAGTTCTTAACAGGTTTTTCAACAGAGTTATCAACAATCCCTTCATTAATTCCGTATTGGGCTTCGAGTTTGGAAAGCAATTCTCCAAAATCACTACGGCCCACATTGATCAGTTTGCCATCGGCGAAAACAGAAGGGACTCCCTGTACTTTCATCACCTCAACTTCTTTCTGGTTGATGGCGCCATCCACCGTTTCATGGGTGATGCGGCTGTTGAGAGTTGCCATGACATTGAGTGCCTGCACCACATCCGGACAGTTGGTGCAAGTAAGAGAAACATAAGTCGTCAGCTTGATCGGACCGTTCAAGGCTCTGACACGTGCACAGATACTTTCGTCCGGTATATTTTTACCTTTTCCATCACTATTCAGGACAGCCAACAGCAGGGATGTAAATTCATGGCCGTTGGGTACTGCACGAAACCGGATACCAGTAGGCATCCCGTCTTTTACAATTGCAAATTGAAGTCCCTCTCCATCGGCAATGTTGCATGACAAATGATCCGAGCAAGATGCCACATCACTAAGCAGGTCTATCAGCTCCTGACGACTTTCATGATCAGGAGCGACTTGTATATCAAATACATATTGGGACACCAGTCCGGAGAAAATTCCCGAAAGCTGGTCTTTCATTGCAGAGTCTAACATAACTTTAGATCTTACCGACCAAGTCGATACTCGGCTTCAATGTTGCTTCGCCTTTTTTCCATTTTGCAGGACAAACTTCATTCGGGTGAGAAGCAACAAACTGGGCAGCTTCAACTTTACGAAGCAATTCGTCTGCATTACGGCCGATACCGTTATCATGGATTTCAGCAATCTTGATCTTACCTTCGGGATTTACCAGGAATGTACCGCGATAAGCCATACCCTCTTCTTCGATCATCACACCAAACGCACGGCTTAAAGCACCTGTCGGGTCTGCCAGCATCGGATATTTGATTTTGCGAATTGTTTCGGAAGCATCATGCCATGCTTTATGCACAAAGTGTGAGTCTGTACTTACAGAATATACTTCGACACCCATTTCCTGAAATTTGCCGTACTTGTCAGCCATATCGACCAATTCGGTCGGGCATACGAATGTAAAGTCGGCAGGATAGAAGAAAAAGATGGCCCATTTGCCCTTGATATCTTCGTTACTTACGGTCTTGAAATTACCATTCTGAAAAGCTTGAACTTTGAATTCGGGTACTTGTGAATTGATAATTGGTTCCATGATTTTTACTATTTAATTTGTTACTACTATTTTTTGATTACTCTGCAAAGGTAAATCGTAAGGTACTGATTGAAAGAATTTTTCAAATTGATAATTTTTATCTGCCGATAGACGGACCCCTATCAGCAAGTACACTCATCTACTATGACAATATGAAGCAAAGTTATGTTTTCCGGAACAACCAAAATATACCTAATTATAGGTAAAATACCTTTCGGCCATACCATGTGATTCTTTAATTGTTACCTTTGGATGTTAACTTAAAAATATTCGAAGATGAGAAGAGCAAGTTTGTATACATTTTCAGCGGGCCTGCTGCTCATTTGCAGCGCATGGCTTTCTTCATGCGTCTCACAAATACCCCTTACGCGGGAAAAACCAGCAAACAATTCCTCCTATCAAGTCGAATACCTGTTCGAACATGAAGGGTGTAAGGTTTATCGTTTCATGGATATGGGACATTACATCTATTTCACCAACTGCGAAGGAGATGTAACCAGTGTTGAAAGTGACAGTGTCCGCACAGTCAACCGGATCAGCCGCAAACCGATCATCATCAAAGAGCAGACGCTCGATTAGTCTTATACGTTTATCCCGTGTTTCCTAAAGATCGTTTTAGCATTGGCCAGGCGCTCTGCCGAAAGCGGTTCCACACCTTTCAGCTTATAATCCAGGCCCTGCGCCTCATATTTATAAGTTCCCATTGTGTGATAAGGCAGAAGCTCGGCTTTCTGAATCACCTTATAGCGGCTGACGTATCCGGCTAATTTTTCCAGATCCTCATCATTATCTGTCAGACCGGGAACGACCACATGGCGGACCCATACGGGAATGTCGCGTTTCTCCAACTCATCAAGAAAACGTAAAGTGTTATCAAGTTTCACAGCTGTCAGACGGGGATGAAGCCCGGCATCGATCGTCTTGATGTCCAACAGAACCAGATCGACATATTCAAGGACTTCCAAAGCTTTGCCGGAACAGATATAGCCGGAAGTATCCAACGCCGTATGGATACCGTTCTCACGGCAAAGGCGGAAAAACTCTTTAAGGAATTCTGGTTGTAACAAAGGCTCGCCACCAGTAACAGTAACACCACCTTTAGCGATAAAATTCTTATAGCGCAGCACTTCGGCAAGCAACGCTTTGGGTTCCAGTTGATAAGGTGTCTCACGCTTCACCTCCCAGGTATCCGGATTGTGGCAATACAGACAACGAAGCGGACACCCTTGCATAAAAACGACAAAGCGAATTCCGGGACCGTCAACGGTCCCGAAACTCTCTAAAGAATGTATGTATCCCAACATATTAATCAATGGACAATTGAGAATTGACAATTGACAATTATAAACTGCTGTTGATAGTGCGCGAGATGACATCGAGCTGCTGTTCGCGTGTCAGCTTGACGAAATTGACAGCATAGCCCGAAACACGGATCGTAAGCTGCGGGTATTTCTCCGGGTGCTCCATCGCATCTAACAGCAGGTCCTTATCGAACACGTTCACATTCAGATGCTGGCCGCCATCAGGCGTGAAATAGCCATCCAAGAGGCTCACTAAATTACTCACCTGAATATCGCGCTCCTTGCCCAAGGTGGCCGGTGAAACGGCAAATGTATAGGAAATACCGTCATGCGCATGCTGGAACGGCAGTTTGGCAACAGAAGCCAAAGCGGCGACAGCCCCTTTCGTATCGCGTCCGTTCATCGGATTGGCTCCCGGAGCGAACGGCGTACCACCCGGACGGCCATCGGGGGTCGTTCCGGTTTTCTTTCCGTAGACCACGTTTGAAGTGATCGTCAGGATAGACTGTGTCGGGGTGGCCTTGCGGTATGTCTGATGCTGGCGCAGGTATTCCATGAACTTCTCGGTAATGTCGACAGCAATACTGTCCGTACGATCGTCATTGTTTCCGAAAGGCACATATTCGCCTTCGCGTTCGAAGTCGACAGCCAAACCACGTTCGTCACGGATTACTTTCACTTTTGTGTCACGGATGGCAGCCAGCGAGTCGGCAACGATAGAAAGGCCGGCAATACCGGTTGCGCGGATACGTTCCACATCTCCGTCATGAAGCCCCATTTCGAATGCTTCATACGCATATTTGTCGTGCATGTAGTGAATGATCTTCAGTGCATTGACATAGACTTTAGCCAGCCAGCGCATCATCTGCTCGTATTTCTCCATCACTTCATTGTAATCCAGATATTCGCTGGTGATCGGCTCGAAGCGGGGAGCCACCTGCACGCCCGATTTCTCGTCACGTCCGCCATTGATCGCATACAACAGGCACTTTGCCAGGTTGGCACGAGCTCCGAAATACTGCATCTGCTTACCGATCTTCATCGGAGACACACAGCAGGCGATACCGTAATCGTCGCCATAGTCCGGACGCATCAGATCGTCGTTCTCGTACTGGATGGCGGAGGTATCGATCGATACTTTCGCACAGAAGTTTTTCCAGTTATCCGGTGCATTGTTGAACCAAAGCACCGTCAAGTTGGGTTCGGGCGCCGGGCCGAGATTATACAAGGTATGCAGATAACGGTAAGATGTCTTTGTCACCAACGAACGGCCGTCAACACCTTGTCCGCCCAGCGATTCTGTCACCCAAACAGGATCACCGGAGAACAGGTCGTTGTATTCCGGAGTACGCAAGAAACGGACAATACGCAGTTTGATAATAAACTGGTCGATCAATTCCTGTGCCTCTTCTTCCGTCAGCTTGCCTTCACGAATATCCTTTTCGATATAGATATCGAGGAACGTGGAAGTACGTCCGAGAGACATGGCCGCTCCATCCTGATCCTTTACGGCAGCCAGGTAAGCCAGATACAAATACTGCACAGCTTCGCGGGCATCCTTGGCCGGGCGTGTCACATCGAAACCATAACCGGCACACATTTTCTCAAATGCTTTCAACGCTTTGATCTGTTCCGTTATCTCCTCACGGCTTTGAATGATCTCTTCCGTCAGTTCCTGGATATCGAGACGTTTCTGGAAACGTTTCTTCTCTTCGATCAGGATCTGAGTTCCGTACAGAGGCACACGGCGGTAATCACCGATGATACGTCCGCGTCCGTAAGCATCAGGCAGTCCGGTGATAATGGCAGAACGGCGTGCAGCTACCATCTCGTCCGTATAGGCTGAAAAAACACCTTCGTTGTGCGTCTTTCTGTATTTGGTGAAGATTTCTTTTGTCATCGGGTCCAGATGATAGCCATAGGCTTCCAGACTGTTTTCGACCATGCGGATACCACCTTTCGGAAAGATACCTCGTTTCAACGGGGCGTCTGTCTGCAGACCGACGATTACTTCGTTCTCCTTATCAATGTAACCGGGTCCGTATGTGTCAATCCCCTGAGGAAGTTTCGTTTCGGCGTCATATACTCCTTTTTCCCTTTCCACCTTAAACATTTCGGTCAGCTTGTTCCACACTTTCTTCGTTTTCTCCGAAGAGGGTACGAGGAACGTATCATCACCGTCATAAGGTTTATAATTGTTCTGGATAAAGTCTCTTACGTTGATCTCCTTTTTCCAGGTTTCTCCTTTGAACTGCGCCCAGTTCTCGTTTTCAAACTTCATAAGCTTATCTTGTCTATTTCGGTTTAGGCGTGCAAAGATACGTCTTTTCCCCCTATCTGAAAAGGATTGTAAAGGACGAGGGATGTTAAACTGGGGAAAATACCTACAAATAGGGATAAGGGAACAACGAAGCCCCGGCAGTACGAATACCGCCGGGGCCTGTTTTTTGTCTGCCGTCCGGTCTTCACAGAGGGAAAAGCAGTAGAACTTTTAATTTCATTACTTTAGTATTATTAATATTAAATACGGTCGCTTGTTCGCCTGTCGCAGGGTAGTTGGAGGCTTTCGCCTCCGCGCAACCGAAGAATTATTTGATTATAAAATGTCATTGTGTCTGTAGGGGCGGGGTTCTACTCCGCCCTTACGATAGACAACAGTATTGTTTTTTTTAGTATCAATCGTTATTTAACGATAGCTTTTACAGCGGCTTCGCCTTCAACTGCTACAACTACTACACCTGCCGGAGCAGCGATTACAGCATTGTCAGAAGAAACAACCGTGTTAGCTACTACCTGACCTAAGATGTTGCTTACAACAACTTTCTTACCGGCTGCACCTGCGATCGTTACGTTACCGTTACCGGCAAGAACTTTCACTTCAGATGTTGCAATGCCTTCGTTAGCTGTCGGAGTAGAAGTTACTTCGATTACGAATGCTTCAGCTTCCTTAGCACTCTTGCCATAGACCAAGTTACCGTTGATTACATATACATATGAACCATCTTCAACGTTCTTCAAAACATAGTCGCCATCTTCGTTTTCTGTGATCGTGAATTTGAATGCATCAATAGCTTTACCTGCGACTTTTTGGTCGCCGATCATCAATGTATCTTCACCAGCTACACGTGCAGCATCCATGAACATGATGCGGTTTACGCCATTGCTATACTTGGTGCTCGCTACGATAGCGTCTTTTTCTTTCTTGTCGATCTTATCGTACTCGTAAGCCTGTTCTGCAATTTCAGCCAGTCTTTCACCTGTCACCATCATCTTGCCTGCGTAAGAGATAAAGAATTTCGGAGTAGCGAAACCTTCTACGTTTACGGAGTCAATCCACAAGGCGGCAGCTTCTGTAGCCAAAACAGCAGCGTTATTAGCATCGGCTGTAATGAAGTTTGCTCTATCGACTGCTTCAAATGTCATGTGCTTGCTGTCCGGTTCCAAAGAAGGAGCGGCATCAAGGTCGATGATATCAAAGAGGGCGATAGATTCACCAGTACCACCATTAACAACTTTATTACCGTCTATTTTAGTATAACCAGCAATCGCTGTTGTACTTGGTGCATATACAATTGCATACGTGCCTTTGCCCTTTTCCTTCAAAAGGAATGTTGTCTTATCTGTTGCAACTAATTGTGTATTCCAGCCTGAACCCAGTTTCAATTCTCCAGCCTGAATTGAGTAGGAGTAAGCCTGGCGAAGTGTGTCGGCAGGGTAGTCAGCGCCATCAGCCTTTTTACCATTTTTACCCTTTACAACAACCCATTTCTCACCATTGTAGAAGCTGTATGCTCCAGTTTCTACTACTGTAGCCTCTTCGCTACGGATCAGCTCCCATTCAGAACCTGCGTGAGGAACAACACTTACATCTTTTCTTTCATCTGCACCAATTTTCATAAACAAGTCAACAGCTTCATCTCCTTCATTGTCAAACGTTCCGTTTGTCACAAACGCGAATTTCTGTCCCTTAGCAGACAACGTATTATAGTAACCGTTGGTAGCAGCTTTATCGTAATCAGCAACTTTAGCCAATGTGATGGTTTCAACATTAGCATAGTCACTGATCATCACTTTATATGTGTTCTCGCCTTCAGCTTCATACAAGGCAATACCTGTAACTTTCTGTGCCGGATTGTGTACGTTGATCAGTTCGATCGTATTGTTGTTCTTGTTACCAGAAACCAACCACTGTCCTTGCGGATGAGCGAACTCGGCAGAAGATACTTTATCATACAGCTGAACAGCAGAACATGCTTCGTTCATACCGAAAGCATAAGTTTTCTTGCTATCCTTAACTGTAGCTGTTACATTTACAATCAACATTCTTTCGTTTGCAACTTCTGTAGCAGCAACACGTGTACCTTTTCCAACCGTAACAGCCATGAACTTAGAGTGAGAATCATAAGCAACAGAAGCCAGCTGGCGAACTGTCTCATCGTTTGTCACTTTACCAAAAGTAACATTAACATTTGTAGCATCATCACTTACTTTTACACCCTTCTGGACGATTGCGTAAGCACCTTTTCCGATATTAGTGGCAGACTCTTCTGCGTAAAAAATAATGTTCTTGCCATTGATTTTTTCATCATCAACAGCCTTTTTAAACTCAGCACCAGTCATACGTTTGTAGTAATAACCGTTTTCCGGGTTAGCCAATTCAGAGTTTTTAACACGTTCGCTTGTCAAAACGATGTATTCATCATCATCCTCATCTTTCGTACCTTTATCGTCAACCAATTTAAAGCCAAGAGCGTCACCTTCAACTTCTTTAACGCTTACATTTTCAAACACATCCGTATCCTCCAATGTTTCCGGGAACTCCAGTGTAAAGTTATCTCCGAACTTGTTTGCAAAGTCTTTTGCAGAGACTTGTTTGTTGTAGATTTCGTAGAGGGTACAGCAATCCTTAACAACCAGGTTGCTACCACCTGAAGTTAATGTCGGTTCCCAATTGACTCCATCTGTAGCCAATTTCAAACCCAAATAGAGAGTTTCTCCAGAAATAGCAGCTTGCAATTTATTATCAGTTCCTAAAGAAAACCAACGAAGTGTTTTCGTTGCATCATTTGCTTCTTTCTTACCTGCGACAACATAAACACCATTGTCCTTTTTAAAAGCCAAATACTGTTCACCGGAAATGTTTTTAAATGCGTAGTAAGAAACGCCATTTTCTGTTTTAGTCTCAACAGTCCACTGTGCATTTTCTGCAGAATTAGCGGCTGTCACATTTTCATCATTAACATACCCATTCAGCGTAAAAGCCTGAAGTTCTTGTTTGGTATCCGAATGTACCCCTGCCAAGTAATAAGCACGACCACTTACTTGCTTTCCCCACTCGATACTACGCCCATCTAACTGTGCGTAAACCGAGAAAGAACTACCGGCCACCAGGGCGGCAGCCAAAAGAGTAGAAAATCTCTTGTTCATAATCTAAAATGTTTAATTAATAATAATATGTATATTGAATATCGTTCTTACTTCCTGTTTAACAGGTTTTTACCAAATTCCTGTATTTTGACGAGAGAAAACGTACGTTTTTTTTAGTCATTTTTTTTTGGATTTCAGGCAGTTCGTGGTAAAAAGGCGATAGGTTTGTACAAGATAAGCTATCTGATTGATAAGAAAGAATATAGAAAAGGAAAAATAATTGGGAGAAAGGATTGCAGGTTTAAAAA
Proteins encoded in this region:
- the pflB gene encoding formate C-acetyltransferase, yielding MKFENENWAQFKGETWKKEINVRDFIQNNYKPYDGDDTFLVPSSEKTKKVWNKLTEMFKVEREKGVYDAETKLPQGIDTYGPGYIDKENEVIVGLQTDAPLKRGIFPKGGIRMVENSLEAYGYHLDPMTKEIFTKYRKTHNEGVFSAYTDEMVAARRSAIITGLPDAYGRGRIIGDYRRVPLYGTQILIEEKKRFQKRLDIQELTEEIIQSREEITEQIKALKAFEKMCAGYGFDVTRPAKDAREAVQYLYLAYLAAVKDQDGAAMSLGRTSTFLDIYIEKDIREGKLTEEEAQELIDQFIIKLRIVRFLRTPEYNDLFSGDPVWVTESLGGQGVDGRSLVTKTSYRYLHTLYNLGPAPEPNLTVLWFNNAPDNWKNFCAKVSIDTSAIQYENDDLMRPDYGDDYGIACCVSPMKIGKQMQYFGARANLAKCLLYAINGGRDEKSGVQVAPRFEPITSEYLDYNEVMEKYEQMMRWLAKVYVNALKIIHYMHDKYAYEAFEMGLHDGDVERIRATGIAGLSIVADSLAAIRDTKVKVIRDERGLAVDFEREGEYVPFGNNDDRTDSIAVDITEKFMEYLRQHQTYRKATPTQSILTITSNVVYGKKTGTTPDGRPGGTPFAPGANPMNGRDTKGAVAALASVAKLPFQHAHDGISYTFAVSPATLGKERDIQVSNLVSLLDGYFTPDGGQHLNVNVFDKDLLLDAMEHPEKYPQLTIRVSGYAVNFVKLTREQQLDVISRTINSSL
- a CDS encoding DUF4884 domain-containing protein; the encoded protein is MRRASLYTFSAGLLLICSAWLSSCVSQIPLTREKPANNSSYQVEYLFEHEGCKVYRFMDMGHYIYFTNCEGDVTSVESDSVRTVNRISRKPIIIKEQTLD
- the pflA gene encoding pyruvate formate-lyase-activating protein; amino-acid sequence: MLGYIHSLESFGTVDGPGIRFVVFMQGCPLRCLYCHNPDTWEVKRETPYQLEPKALLAEVLRYKNFIAKGGVTVTGGEPLLQPEFLKEFFRLCRENGIHTALDTSGYICSGKALEVLEYVDLVLLDIKTIDAGLHPRLTAVKLDNTLRFLDELEKRDIPVWVRHVVVPGLTDNDEDLEKLAGYVSRYKVIQKAELLPYHTMGTYKYEAQGLDYKLKGVEPLSAERLANAKTIFRKHGINV
- the ahpC gene encoding alkyl hydroperoxide reductase subunit C → MEPIINSQVPEFKVQAFQNGNFKTVSNEDIKGKWAIFFFYPADFTFVCPTELVDMADKYGKFQEMGVEVYSVSTDSHFVHKAWHDASETIRKIKYPMLADPTGALSRAFGVMIEEEGMAYRGTFLVNPEGKIKIAEIHDNGIGRNADELLRKVEAAQFVASHPNEVCPAKWKKGEATLKPSIDLVGKI
- the ahpF gene encoding alkyl hydroperoxide reductase subunit F; this translates as MLDSAMKDQLSGIFSGLVSQYVFDIQVAPDHESRQELIDLLSDVASCSDHLSCNIADGEGLQFAIVKDGMPTGIRFRAVPNGHEFTSLLLAVLNSDGKGKNIPDESICARVRALNGPIKLTTYVSLTCTNCPDVVQALNVMATLNSRITHETVDGAINQKEVEVMKVQGVPSVFADGKLINVGRSDFGELLSKLEAQYGINEGIVDNSVEKPVKNYDVIVVGGGPAGAASAIYSARKGLNVAVIAERIGGQVKETVGIENLISVPQTTGKQLANDLLTHINDYPVDILEHRRVDKVELDGAAKLLTTSTGERFSAPAVIVATGASWRKLNVPGEAEYIGRGVAFCPHCDGPFYKDKHVAVVGGGNSGIEAAIDLAGICSKVTVLEFMDELKADQVLQEKAKSLPNVEIFLHSQSLEVIGNGDKVTGLRVKDRKTEVERVIDLDGIFVQIGLAANSGVFRDVVETNKPGEIVIDAHCRTNVPGIYAAGDVSTVPYKQIIIAMGEGAKAALSAFEDRMRGLIG
- a CDS encoding DUF6383 domain-containing protein; protein product: MNKRFSTLLAAALVAGSSFSVYAQLDGRSIEWGKQVSGRAYYLAGVHSDTKQELQAFTLNGYVNDENVTAANSAENAQWTVETKTENGVSYYAFKNISGEQYLAFKKDNGVYVVAGKKEANDATKTLRWFSLGTDNKLQAAISGETLYLGLKLATDGVNWEPTLTSGGSNLVVKDCCTLYEIYNKQVSAKDFANKFGDNFTLEFPETLEDTDVFENVSVKEVEGDALGFKLVDDKGTKDEDDDEYIVLTSERVKNSELANPENGYYYKRMTGAEFKKAVDDEKINGKNIIFYAEESATNIGKGAYAIVQKGVKVSDDATNVNVTFGKVTNDETVRQLASVAYDSHSKFMAVTVGKGTRVAATEVANERMLIVNVTATVKDSKKTYAFGMNEACSAVQLYDKVSSAEFAHPQGQWLVSGNKNNNTIELINVHNPAQKVTGIALYEAEGENTYKVMISDYANVETITLAKVADYDKAATNGYYNTLSAKGQKFAFVTNGTFDNEGDEAVDLFMKIGADERKDVSVVPHAGSEWELIRSEEATVVETGAYSFYNGEKWVVVKGKNGKKADGADYPADTLRQAYSYSIQAGELKLGSGWNTQLVATDKTTFLLKEKGKGTYAIVYAPSTTAIAGYTKIDGNKVVNGGTGESIALFDIIDLDAAPSLEPDSKHMTFEAVDRANFITADANNAAVLATEAAALWIDSVNVEGFATPKFFISYAGKMMVTGERLAEIAEQAYEYDKIDKKEKDAIVASTKYSNGVNRIMFMDAARVAGEDTLMIGDQKVAGKAIDAFKFTITENEDGDYVLKNVEDGSYVYVINGNLVYGKSAKEAEAFVIEVTSTPTANEGIATSEVKVLAGNGNVTIAGAAGKKVVVSNILGQVVANTVVSSDNAVIAAPAGVVVVAVEGEAAVKAIVK